In one window of Candidatus Scalindua sp. DNA:
- the cobD gene encoding threonine-phosphate decarboxylase CobD, whose protein sequence is MLDGHGGNSKKMGNLYGIDPGEILDFSANINPLGYPDCVRTAILDRFDDILSYPDSECTDLRNAIAVKYSCNEANIMAGNGSNELFYLIPRALKPGSGIILQPTFGEFQDALISANVEITDVMNEDDNFPLFNLQDSQLKACREELIIFCNPNNPTGQLVPREEIVKFAEDNAERFVVIDEAFMDFVEEEERFSVLQDVHTLKNLIVVRSLTKFYGFPGLRLGFLVASTPIMNKLWKLKEPWTVNSFAQVAGKIALNDDAFAVKTREFVSSEKIFLYEGLSQIEGLRPFYPSVNFILIRIDNENLISSILQNLLIRDKIIIRDCSNFVGLNENYVRVAVRSRKENQRLLDAMKEAVRIAESSEMM, encoded by the coding sequence ATGCTTGATGGACATGGTGGCAATAGTAAGAAAATGGGTAATCTTTATGGTATTGATCCAGGAGAAATTCTCGATTTCAGCGCAAACATAAATCCTCTTGGCTATCCTGATTGTGTCCGTACGGCTATTCTTGACCGTTTTGACGATATACTGAGCTATCCGGACAGTGAATGCACAGACCTCAGAAACGCTATTGCCGTGAAGTATTCCTGTAATGAGGCAAACATAATGGCGGGGAATGGTTCAAATGAACTCTTCTATCTGATACCCCGTGCTCTTAAACCGGGAAGCGGTATTATTCTGCAACCAACCTTTGGTGAATTTCAAGATGCATTGATTAGCGCAAATGTTGAAATTACAGATGTTATGAATGAGGATGACAATTTTCCCCTCTTTAACCTGCAGGACTCGCAGTTGAAAGCGTGCAGGGAGGAGTTGATTATTTTCTGTAATCCCAATAATCCTACAGGCCAACTTGTTCCGAGAGAAGAGATTGTGAAATTTGCAGAGGATAATGCGGAGAGGTTTGTTGTCATAGACGAGGCCTTTATGGATTTTGTTGAGGAGGAGGAGAGGTTTAGTGTCTTACAGGATGTGCACACATTGAAAAACCTCATCGTGGTTCGATCATTGACAAAATTTTACGGCTTTCCCGGGCTCAGATTGGGGTTTCTCGTTGCGAGTACTCCCATAATGAATAAATTATGGAAGCTTAAGGAGCCATGGACCGTCAACTCATTCGCCCAGGTTGCAGGTAAAATTGCCCTTAATGATGACGCATTTGCCGTGAAGACCAGGGAGTTTGTGTCGAGTGAAAAAATATTCTTGTATGAAGGACTTTCTCAGATTGAGGGATTACGGCCATTCTATCCATCGGTAAATTTTATATTGATAAGAATTGACAATGAAAATCTCATCTCTTCAATACTCCAGAATCTCTTAATCAGAGACAAGATTATTATACGTGATTGCTCAAACTTTGTAGGCCTTAACGAAAACTATGTGCGTGTTGCCGTAAGGTCACGGAAGGAAAACCAGAGATTACTCGATGCAATGAAAGAAGCTGTGCGTATAGCAGAGAGTTCAGAGATGATGTAG
- a CDS encoding efflux RND transporter periplasmic adaptor subunit — protein sequence MTKVLSGFLLLIFPLLSIFFCTGCRNKAAERPHGEMTVNVIAYKSKKQQISEKISLIGNMAANEYVVIQSEIDGIVESIGFEEGQNVTKGRILFRIDEKKLKASLAQTQANLRLSQASADRYKALIESRVVSKQEYDQSMAILEADEATVILTRELLDDATIVAPFDGVMGARSVSEGQFITKGTSLSSIINQNPMKAEFNVPERYLSRVDLEQDIEITVAAYPEKKFNGKVYFVAPQIDELTRSALVKARVPNPDGILRRGMFASLNLIVDIQNDALIIPETAMMLKGDEVSVFTVDNEDRVHLMKIEVGLRFDGMIQILSGLKEGEIVVTEGHQKLREGVKVTMKFQEETEKR from the coding sequence ATGACAAAAGTCTTATCAGGATTTCTTCTCTTAATTTTTCCTTTATTGTCAATTTTCTTCTGCACAGGCTGCAGAAACAAAGCGGCGGAGAGACCCCACGGTGAAATGACCGTCAATGTCATTGCCTATAAAAGCAAGAAACAGCAGATATCTGAGAAGATATCTCTTATAGGAAATATGGCTGCGAATGAATATGTTGTAATTCAAAGCGAGATAGACGGGATTGTGGAATCCATAGGGTTTGAGGAAGGTCAGAACGTTACAAAGGGCAGGATCCTTTTTCGTATCGATGAGAAGAAACTGAAAGCATCCCTTGCTCAAACCCAAGCAAATCTGAGATTGTCACAGGCCTCTGCGGATAGATATAAGGCTCTTATTGAATCCAGGGTTGTATCAAAGCAGGAATACGATCAATCCATGGCAATTCTGGAGGCGGATGAGGCGACGGTTATATTGACCAGGGAGCTGCTTGACGATGCGACGATTGTTGCTCCGTTTGACGGTGTTATGGGTGCACGGTCAGTCAGCGAAGGCCAGTTTATTACAAAGGGTACAAGCCTGTCCTCTATCATCAACCAGAATCCGATGAAAGCTGAATTTAATGTTCCGGAAAGATATCTAAGCAGGGTTGACCTGGAACAGGATATTGAAATAACCGTAGCTGCGTATCCGGAAAAGAAATTTAATGGAAAAGTATATTTTGTTGCTCCTCAAATTGACGAGTTGACGCGTTCGGCTCTTGTAAAGGCAAGGGTGCCAAATCCTGACGGAATACTAAGAAGAGGGATGTTTGCCAGTCTGAATCTGATAGTAGACATACAGAATGATGCCCTTATTATCCCCGAAACGGCAATGATGCTGAAAGGCGATGAGGTGTCAGTTTTTACTGTTGATAATGAGGACAGGGTCCACTTAATGAAAATAGAGGTGGGTTTACGGTTTGATGGGATGATTCAGATACTATCCGGATTAAAGGAAGGCGAAATAGTAGTTACAGAAGGCCATCAGAAACTTCGCGAAGGGGTAAAAGTTACTATGAAATTTCAGGAAGAAACGGAAAAACGATGA
- a CDS encoding DUF542 domain-containing protein, translating to MGHNKITRDMIVNDVTEKYPQTTEIFNKYGVDTCCGGVQSIEKTAIACNVDVDNLIRVLNESLPQETTQKVSTQEERRTVKKDVKPGTGQNRITRDMIVNDVTEKYPHTTEIFNKYGVDTCCGGVQSIEKTAIACNVDVDNLIRVLNNSFPQEPASEESSTQEKTVKGEKNDSPASPESEGKQEITGHTTVKDIIMCHPQTKGVFSKYGLLECGGEYGPEEAVYFFAKVHNVDSDNLIKELNDVIQGKTEAPEIPEDNAATAFENIHEKFIKAAIVIALTTGCVYGAVLLFQMGLQHSLYGVSRVLIETHGHTQIFGWCGLFIMGVSYFILPRFYATRLYSGKMANLSFVFMITGIFLVFVFRTLLPVSDPFFFKILILIGCLLEVLAVILFLIVAFKTILSGEKQDIEPYEGFIVSGYLWFLVQALLFSGITVYMIKEDMTVMPHALVYPLRHIQVMGFITFVIFGVLTRTLPVFLGLRAPNPKLLVLIMLTLNFSVLLRAFSEPLKAYFLDINLPVYYTLNSIYFTSGCLQFLSILLFFYTLNLLTKPEVDYSGMDIEKGYEKFVWAGILWLVTAEIAMLIFTFYETATGSPVSHAIMGSYRHAVTVGFITMLIFGYASRIIPISKGIKLYSYTSLIITFVLINIGSILRVIFQPLAVHTGSTHFYWIMGVSGFIESFAILLFGINIWKTLNAGTRGPEEDEVKERITTVTESTNVHQLITQFPQAIDIFVSKGFTQLKNPILRRTLARAVNITQAVKIKPTDIDQLLKELNEAIQVKKK from the coding sequence ATGGGACACAACAAGATTACCAGGGATATGATTGTTAATGACGTTACGGAAAAATATCCGCAAACCACAGAAATATTCAATAAATACGGTGTTGATACCTGCTGTGGCGGGGTACAGAGTATCGAAAAAACCGCCATTGCCTGTAATGTCGACGTAGACAACCTTATCAGAGTGTTGAACGAGTCCCTTCCGCAGGAAACCACTCAGAAAGTATCCACTCAAGAAGAGAGGCGGACGGTAAAAAAAGATGTCAAACCCGGTACTGGGCAAAACAGAATTACCAGGGATATGATTGTTAATGACGTTACGGAAAAATATCCGCACACTACAGAAATATTCAATAAATACGGTGTTGATACCTGCTGCGGTGGTGTACAGAGTATTGAAAAGACTGCTATTGCGTGTAACGTCGACGTAGACAACCTTATCAGGGTATTAAATAACTCTTTTCCTCAGGAACCCGCTTCAGAAGAGAGCAGTACGCAGGAAAAAACCGTAAAAGGAGAAAAGAATGATTCTCCTGCCTCTCCCGAATCTGAAGGCAAACAGGAAATAACGGGGCATACAACGGTAAAAGACATTATAATGTGCCACCCGCAGACAAAAGGTGTCTTTTCGAAATATGGTTTACTTGAGTGCGGGGGAGAATACGGCCCGGAGGAAGCCGTATACTTCTTTGCCAAGGTTCATAACGTTGACAGTGATAATTTAATAAAGGAACTCAATGATGTTATACAAGGTAAGACAGAAGCCCCTGAGATTCCTGAAGATAACGCCGCAACCGCATTTGAAAATATCCATGAAAAATTCATTAAGGCGGCTATTGTCATCGCGCTCACAACCGGCTGTGTCTACGGCGCTGTACTGCTCTTCCAGATGGGACTGCAGCACTCTCTCTACGGTGTCTCAAGGGTGCTGATAGAGACCCATGGCCACACCCAGATATTCGGCTGGTGCGGTCTATTCATAATGGGTGTGTCGTACTTCATTCTCCCCAGATTTTATGCCACGCGCCTCTATAGCGGGAAGATGGCAAATCTCTCTTTCGTCTTCATGATCACCGGTATTTTTCTCGTATTTGTATTCCGGACCCTTCTCCCTGTTTCAGATCCATTTTTCTTTAAAATCCTGATCTTAATCGGATGCCTGCTGGAGGTTCTGGCCGTTATCCTGTTCCTGATTGTAGCCTTTAAGACGATCCTGTCGGGAGAAAAACAGGACATTGAACCTTATGAAGGATTTATCGTCTCCGGTTACCTCTGGTTTCTCGTGCAGGCCCTGCTCTTCTCGGGCATTACCGTCTACATGATAAAGGAAGACATGACAGTCATGCCGCATGCCCTTGTTTATCCCCTTCGCCATATACAGGTAATGGGATTCATAACATTTGTGATCTTCGGTGTTCTCACCAGAACGTTACCGGTATTTCTCGGTTTACGGGCTCCAAATCCCAAACTCCTTGTCCTCATTATGCTGACCTTGAACTTTTCTGTGCTGCTCAGGGCCTTTTCAGAACCCTTAAAGGCATACTTTTTAGACATAAATCTGCCGGTATATTATACCCTGAACTCTATCTATTTCACCTCCGGATGTCTTCAATTTCTGTCCATCTTGTTGTTCTTCTACACCCTGAACCTCCTGACAAAACCGGAAGTTGATTACAGCGGAATGGACATAGAGAAGGGATACGAAAAATTTGTCTGGGCGGGGATTCTGTGGCTGGTAACTGCTGAAATAGCAATGCTGATCTTCACCTTCTATGAGACGGCTACCGGTTCCCCTGTTTCACATGCAATAATGGGTTCGTACAGGCACGCCGTTACGGTTGGATTCATTACCATGCTGATCTTTGGTTATGCATCACGGATTATTCCCATCAGCAAGGGTATCAAACTGTACAGCTACACCTCGCTTATCATAACATTTGTCCTTATTAACATCGGGAGTATATTGCGGGTAATCTTCCAACCCCTGGCCGTCCATACAGGTTCAACCCATTTTTACTGGATTATGGGTGTAAGCGGTTTTATCGAAAGTTTCGCTATCTTATTATTCGGCATTAATATATGGAAAACCTTAAATGCGGGAACAAGAGGACCGGAAGAAGATGAAGTAAAAGAGAGGATTACTACTGTTACCGAATCTACGAATGTACACCAGCTTATCACCCAATTCCCACAGGCGATAGATATTTTCGTAAGCAAAGGATTTACACAGCTTAAAAATCCTATTCTCCGAAGAACACTTGCACGGGCCGTAAACATTACTCAGGCAGTTAAGATCAAACCAACAGATATCGATCAATTACTGAAAGAATTGAACGAAGCAATACAGGTCAAAAAAAAGTAA
- the cobO gene encoding cob(I)yrinic acid a,c-diamide adenosyltransferase, whose product MENGLLIVYTGNGKGKTTAAIGSAVRAVGQGCRVLMLQFIKGSWKYGELESAKRLQPDFEILPLGKGFVGANSKLDEKEVQENISKSWSRAKDAILSDRYDMVILDEINYVIGYGLIPVEEVVTVLEKRPKRLHVIMTGRNVHERVVEKADLVTEMREIKHPYSRGIKAQKGIEF is encoded by the coding sequence TTGGAGAATGGATTACTTATTGTATATACGGGTAACGGGAAAGGGAAAACAACGGCGGCAATCGGGTCTGCAGTCAGGGCCGTTGGTCAGGGCTGCAGAGTATTGATGCTTCAATTCATAAAAGGGTCGTGGAAGTATGGTGAATTGGAGTCAGCGAAAAGGCTGCAGCCCGATTTTGAAATCCTGCCTCTCGGGAAGGGATTTGTTGGTGCGAATTCAAAACTGGATGAAAAAGAGGTTCAGGAAAATATCTCAAAATCATGGTCCAGAGCAAAAGATGCAATCCTTTCAGACAGGTACGACATGGTCATCCTTGATGAGATAAATTATGTAATTGGCTATGGTCTCATTCCTGTTGAAGAGGTAGTAACAGTGCTTGAGAAGAGGCCGAAGAGATTACATGTGATTATGACGGGAAGGAATGTGCATGAAAGAGTAGTTGAAAAAGCAGATTTAGTTACTGAAATGAGAGAGATCAAACACCCGTATTCCAGAGGTATTAAGGCACAAAAGGGAATAGAATTCTAA
- the thyX gene encoding FAD-dependent thymidylate synthase, translating to MAEVTLKVILLNHTKRPEETIAHAAKLCYSPASIEQLKNTIEKSDNEKFVERLLRLGHLSPLEHAVFTFGVEGISRACSHQLVRHRIASYSQQSQRYVGERRKKEHEIFDFVIPPSIEESGKKEWFIGKMQEIQNWYDELVDGLGDSGEKSNEDARFILPNAAETKIIVTMNARELIHFFSVRCCERAQWEIRGLATEMLRLSREVLPGVFSPSGPNCVKGPCTEGKMTCGNIEEVREKFRNL from the coding sequence ATGGCAGAAGTTACATTAAAAGTAATTTTGTTGAATCACACAAAGAGGCCGGAAGAAACGATAGCCCACGCTGCAAAACTGTGTTATAGTCCCGCTTCAATAGAACAACTCAAAAATACGATAGAAAAGTCAGATAATGAGAAATTTGTTGAAAGACTCCTTCGATTAGGGCATCTTTCTCCTCTGGAACATGCGGTGTTTACGTTTGGCGTTGAGGGCATATCAAGGGCATGCTCCCATCAGCTTGTCAGACACAGGATCGCCTCTTATTCTCAACAGAGCCAGCGGTATGTCGGTGAACGCCGCAAAAAAGAGCATGAGATCTTTGATTTCGTCATACCTCCGAGCATTGAGGAGTCGGGAAAGAAGGAATGGTTTATCGGCAAGATGCAGGAGATCCAGAACTGGTATGATGAACTTGTTGATGGGCTGGGAGATTCTGGAGAGAAATCGAATGAGGATGCGCGTTTTATACTTCCAAATGCAGCAGAAACCAAGATCATTGTTACGATGAATGCGAGGGAACTTATCCATTTCTTCAGTGTGCGGTGCTGTGAACGGGCGCAATGGGAAATTAGAGGCCTCGCTACTGAAATGTTGAGATTATCAAGAGAGGTTTTGCCGGGAGTCTTTTCACCGTCAGGTCCGAATTGTGTAAAAGGGCCGTGTACAGAGGGTAAAATGACGTGCGGGAACATTGAAGAAGTGAGAGAGAAGTTTCGTAACTTATAA
- a CDS encoding Lrp/AsnC family transcriptional regulator: MKLTKNEVHVLKLLVQNPLSTNQEISNKLEITSQGVGKIRKQLTEKGFIKNQELSLDYEKLGVNIHTIALIKILPSVFKKFKNNELDKVLKPNNAIRCYAIPETDITHIIIYAFRNIKEYDSYFRNILEEFGDYVEIKHSFVLSSGSILKSSSKQMLLEVLDSWEFNKKSR, translated from the coding sequence ATGAAACTCACAAAGAACGAGGTGCATGTACTTAAGCTGCTGGTCCAGAATCCACTAAGTACAAACCAGGAAATATCAAATAAGCTTGAGATAACCTCCCAGGGTGTCGGCAAGATACGGAAGCAGCTCACAGAGAAAGGGTTTATAAAAAACCAGGAATTAAGCCTTGATTATGAAAAATTAGGCGTAAACATACATACAATTGCTTTGATAAAGATATTACCCAGTGTTTTTAAAAAGTTCAAGAACAACGAATTAGATAAGGTTTTAAAGCCGAATAATGCTATCAGATGCTATGCAATACCTGAGACAGACATAACCCACATAATAATTTATGCTTTCAGGAATATTAAGGAATATGACTCATATTTCAGAAATATTTTAGAGGAATTCGGGGACTATGTGGAGATAAAACACTCCTTTGTCCTTTCATCAGGGAGCATACTGAAATCGTCATCCAAACAGATGCTTCTGGAAGTACTCGATAGCTGGGAATTTAATAAAAAAAGCCGGTGA
- a CDS encoding efflux RND transporter permease subunit codes for MKLSELSINRPILATMMSVGLVLFGIIGILRLPVRELPDIDPPIINVQTVYPGASASVVESQVTEPLEETLSSIERIKTLTSTSSEQSSSVTIEFDLSRDIDVAAQDVRDRVSRARGKLPDDVDEPIIAKQDADANASLWVALYSDRYSTLELTSLAETVFKDTLQTVSGVSSIMFGGSKRFAIRIWLDSEKMAARGVTVLDVEKAMREQSVELPSGRVESWQREMSIETRGELKTPEEYNKLVIRREGVNFVRLRDIGFAAVGVEDERSAARYNSRPAVGIGVIKQSKANTIEVAKGIKKKLEDIRPFIPEGIHYAIPYDESAFVEKSIREVWITLGMAFFLVVLTIYIFLHNLRATIVPAVTIPVSIISTFGILYLFGYSINIITMLAFVLAIGLVVDDAIVVLENIHRHIEEGMTPMNAAIAGMKEIGFAVIVTTVALVAVFLPMAFQTSVTGRLFIEFAVAISFGVMISTFVALTLAPMISSRLLKANSLHTKNAVLKKFEEGLEKISLFYEKMLKRAIQYSFITIVISFLALGAGIYFYTQLDKEFLPDEDKGRLFCMVIAPEGSTSEYTDRMVRKAEKIISEVPEIEGFFSAVALARGGVGQSSQGRAFIRLKEVRDRHVREIIGGPTGLRSRFFNEIEGALAFPILPKAIGRGFSQNFQLVLQNQDLKELNRYAQSLTEKLQSSGFLMNVRTSFELSKPELRVNIDRDRTAALGVSVQDISRTLQVLFGGSDLSKFNLSGKEYDVIVQLARESRLSPTDLERLYIRSSNGKLIQLSNVVSYETGAGPSAINHYNRFRSATIEATPVTIPLGNAVERVEEILKQDLPPGFRYEWAGEAKDLVESGNDMLFVMILAILIIYMVLASQFESLIHPFTILFTIPLAAFGAFGALWALGELDQFAASLPPDHFFGFIPRIPAMGVNLFSQIGLILLIGIVTKNGILLVDFANQQMKKGKSAGEAMLLAGTVRLRPILMTATSTIAGILPIAIGFGAGAESRRPLGVAAVGGLTTSTFLTLFVIPVVYILMSKLKRTSVAAAAVEAVKEGSRGVTHEPLPH; via the coding sequence ATGAAGCTGTCGGAACTGAGCATAAACCGCCCGATACTGGCAACGATGATGAGTGTGGGATTGGTCCTGTTCGGCATTATCGGTATCTTGCGTCTTCCTGTCCGTGAGCTCCCGGATATCGATCCGCCTATCATAAATGTGCAGACGGTTTATCCCGGAGCAAGCGCATCGGTTGTTGAATCCCAGGTAACAGAACCGCTTGAGGAAACACTCTCAAGCATTGAGAGGATAAAAACCCTTACAAGCACAAGCAGCGAGCAGTCCAGTTCTGTGACAATAGAATTTGACCTCTCCCGTGATATAGATGTTGCTGCACAGGATGTGCGTGACCGGGTGTCCCGCGCCCGGGGAAAGCTGCCGGATGATGTTGATGAACCGATTATAGCCAAGCAGGATGCGGATGCGAATGCTTCTCTATGGGTTGCATTATACAGTGACCGCTACTCTACGCTGGAACTTACATCACTGGCAGAAACCGTATTTAAGGATACATTGCAGACGGTTTCCGGTGTCAGTTCCATCATGTTTGGCGGGTCAAAGCGGTTTGCTATAAGAATCTGGCTGGATTCAGAGAAGATGGCAGCCCGTGGCGTCACGGTACTTGATGTGGAGAAAGCGATGCGTGAACAGAGTGTTGAATTACCAAGCGGCCGTGTAGAAAGCTGGCAAAGAGAGATGTCAATTGAAACCAGGGGAGAACTGAAAACACCTGAGGAATACAACAAATTAGTTATCAGACGTGAAGGCGTCAATTTTGTCAGGCTGCGGGATATAGGCTTCGCGGCTGTCGGAGTTGAAGATGAACGCTCTGCCGCCCGCTATAATTCGAGACCTGCTGTCGGTATCGGAGTAATCAAGCAATCAAAGGCAAATACCATTGAAGTCGCCAAAGGCATCAAAAAAAAGTTGGAAGATATTCGGCCGTTTATTCCGGAGGGGATTCATTATGCCATCCCCTATGATGAGTCTGCTTTTGTCGAAAAATCGATCAGGGAGGTCTGGATTACTCTCGGGATGGCGTTCTTTTTAGTTGTGCTGACAATTTATATCTTCCTGCATAATCTGCGTGCAACAATTGTCCCGGCTGTCACGATCCCCGTTTCGATTATATCAACGTTTGGAATTCTTTACCTGTTTGGATATTCGATAAACATTATTACCATGCTGGCTTTTGTCCTGGCAATAGGACTTGTCGTCGATGATGCAATTGTTGTATTAGAGAATATCCATCGCCATATTGAAGAAGGAATGACGCCGATGAATGCAGCGATTGCAGGGATGAAAGAGATAGGTTTTGCCGTAATTGTAACTACCGTTGCCCTGGTTGCTGTTTTTCTTCCAATGGCATTTCAGACAAGCGTTACGGGACGTCTGTTTATTGAATTTGCCGTCGCTATCTCTTTTGGTGTCATGATTTCAACATTTGTCGCCCTTACGCTTGCGCCGATGATTTCCTCACGGCTTCTGAAAGCAAACTCTCTTCATACCAAAAATGCAGTATTGAAAAAATTTGAAGAAGGGCTGGAAAAGATATCTCTCTTCTATGAGAAGATGCTGAAGAGGGCGATACAATACTCTTTCATAACCATCGTTATCAGCTTCCTTGCCCTGGGAGCAGGCATCTATTTTTATACACAGCTGGATAAAGAGTTTTTACCGGACGAGGATAAAGGGCGTCTCTTTTGTATGGTAATCGCTCCGGAGGGCTCAACGAGTGAATACACGGACCGCATGGTAAGAAAGGCGGAAAAGATTATAAGCGAAGTACCGGAGATTGAAGGATTTTTTTCCGCAGTTGCGCTTGCCCGTGGAGGAGTGGGCCAGTCTTCACAAGGACGCGCATTTATCAGGTTGAAGGAAGTGAGAGATCGGCACGTCCGCGAGATTATCGGCGGACCAACGGGTCTGCGATCACGATTTTTTAATGAGATTGAGGGAGCTCTTGCTTTTCCAATATTACCTAAGGCGATCGGGAGAGGTTTTTCACAGAATTTCCAGCTGGTCTTACAAAATCAGGATCTGAAAGAACTGAACAGATATGCCCAGTCCCTGACAGAGAAGCTGCAAAGTTCCGGTTTTCTCATGAATGTCCGTACAAGCTTTGAACTAAGCAAGCCGGAGCTCAGGGTTAACATAGACCGTGACCGTACCGCAGCATTAGGGGTGTCGGTACAAGATATTTCCCGTACCCTGCAGGTATTATTTGGCGGATCCGATTTAAGCAAGTTCAATTTGTCGGGTAAAGAGTATGATGTGATTGTCCAGCTCGCACGTGAATCCAGACTCTCTCCAACAGATCTAGAGCGACTCTACATCCGCAGCTCCAATGGTAAACTCATTCAGTTGAGCAATGTTGTCAGTTATGAAACAGGTGCCGGCCCGAGTGCAATTAACCATTATAATCGTTTTCGTTCCGCAACGATTGAAGCTACCCCTGTTACTATTCCGCTAGGTAATGCTGTTGAGCGTGTTGAAGAAATCTTAAAACAGGATTTACCCCCGGGCTTTCGGTACGAATGGGCGGGAGAGGCAAAGGATTTAGTAGAAAGCGGCAATGATATGTTGTTTGTTATGATCCTGGCGATTCTCATCATTTATATGGTATTAGCGTCACAGTTTGAAAGTCTGATCCACCCGTTTACCATACTGTTTACCATCCCGTTAGCAGCTTTTGGCGCCTTTGGCGCATTATGGGCCCTGGGAGAATTAGACCAGTTTGCAGCCAGTCTGCCGCCAGATCATTTCTTCGGCTTTATTCCCCGGATTCCTGCAATGGGTGTCAATTTGTTCAGCCAGATAGGCCTGATACTGTTAATCGGCATTGTAACGAAGAACGGAATACTTCTGGTCGATTTTGCCAATCAGCAGATGAAAAAAGGCAAGTCTGCCGGTGAAGCCATGCTGCTGGCCGGAACGGTACGGTTAAGACCGATCCTTATGACGGCAACTTCAACCATAGCAGGGATATTACCTATTGCGATAGGTTTCGGTGCCGGGGCTGAAAGCCGTCGTCCGTTAGGCGTTGCCGCCGTTGGCGGTTTGACAACAAGCACCTTTTTAACACTGTTTGTGATTCCGGTAGTCTATATTCTGATGAGCAAATTAAAAAGAACTTCTGTTGCTGCGGCAGCCGTTGAAGCAGTAAAAGAGGGATCCCGCGGGGTTACCCATGAGCCGTTACCACATTAA